Proteins encoded in a region of the Flavobacterium sp. MDT1-60 genome:
- a CDS encoding NAD(P)H-dependent oxidoreductase produces MKKILIINGHPNPASFNFGIADSYQKGAIASGAQVETITIAELQFNPNLQFGYQKRTELEPDLIKSWEKIQNADHLVWIHPVWWGGLPAITKGFIDRLFLPGMAFQYRENSVWWDKLLKGKTAHIITTLDQPGWYYRLFFGRPSVNQLKKSTLEFCGVKPVKVSYVGIVKTANDFQREKWLRKVYDFGLRNK; encoded by the coding sequence ATGAAAAAAATACTAATTATAAATGGCCATCCAAATCCGGCAAGTTTCAATTTTGGTATTGCAGATTCGTACCAAAAAGGCGCAATTGCCTCAGGCGCACAAGTTGAAACCATAACTATTGCTGAATTACAATTTAATCCAAATTTACAATTTGGTTATCAAAAGCGAACAGAACTGGAACCTGACTTAATAAAGTCGTGGGAAAAAATTCAAAACGCAGATCACTTAGTCTGGATTCATCCTGTTTGGTGGGGTGGTTTGCCCGCAATTACAAAAGGATTTATCGACCGGTTATTTTTGCCTGGAATGGCTTTTCAATACCGCGAAAATTCAGTTTGGTGGGATAAACTTTTAAAAGGGAAAACAGCGCACATCATCACAACTTTAGATCAGCCTGGCTGGTATTACAGATTGTTTTTTGGAAGACCAAGCGTCAATCAACTTAAAAAATCAACGTTGGAATTTTGTGGTGTAAAACCCGTAAAAGTTAGTTATGTCGGAATTGTAAAAACAGCTAATGATTTTCAAAGAGAAAAATGGCTGAGAAAAGTCTATGATTTCGGATTACGAAATAAATAA
- a CDS encoding ketopantoate reductase family protein, with amino-acid sequence MKRIGILGLGGVGGYFGGLLAKAYYNSAEVEIVFIARGATKEAIAENGLKIVNDDSEMVAHPKLVSNNPDEIGVLDYLICATKTYDIKESLLSLQKCITSATIILPLYNGVDAPERIKKIFPENEILQGCVYIISMIASPGTIRKMGFYEKLFFGSKMTSNAKLEELQNIFQKAKIESYLVDNIEEIVWEKFIFISALASVTSYLNQNIGEVLKNKKSMKVYVELLYEIEAVAKAKGLQLPKDIVNQTIVKLEKSPKEATSSMHRDLLAGRKTEVTSLTQFVVNEGLKYGVKTPLYEKITIALM; translated from the coding sequence ATGAAAAGAATTGGAATTTTAGGACTTGGTGGAGTAGGAGGATATTTCGGTGGACTTTTGGCGAAAGCCTATTATAACTCAGCTGAAGTTGAGATTGTTTTTATAGCCAGAGGAGCAACAAAAGAGGCAATCGCTGAGAATGGATTGAAAATTGTCAACGACGATTCTGAAATGGTTGCGCATCCCAAACTGGTTTCAAATAATCCGGATGAAATTGGTGTTTTAGATTATTTAATTTGTGCCACAAAAACGTACGATATTAAAGAAAGTTTGCTTTCGCTGCAAAAATGTATTACGTCTGCAACGATAATTCTTCCTTTATACAATGGAGTTGATGCCCCTGAACGTATCAAAAAAATATTTCCTGAAAATGAGATTTTACAGGGTTGTGTTTATATTATTTCGATGATTGCTTCACCAGGAACTATTAGGAAAATGGGCTTTTATGAAAAGTTATTTTTTGGTTCTAAAATGACTTCAAATGCTAAATTAGAAGAATTACAAAACATCTTTCAAAAAGCTAAAATTGAAAGTTATTTGGTTGACAATATTGAGGAAATCGTTTGGGAAAAATTTATTTTTATCTCGGCATTGGCTTCAGTAACTTCTTATTTGAACCAAAACATTGGAGAAGTACTAAAGAACAAGAAATCGATGAAAGTGTATGTAGAATTGCTTTATGAAATTGAAGCGGTTGCCAAAGCAAAAGGTTTGCAATTGCCAAAAGATATTGTAAATCAAACTATTGTAAAACTTGAAAAATCGCCTAAAGAAGCGACTTCGTCTATGCACAGGGATTTATTGGCAGGCAGAAAAACAGAAGTAACTTCGTTGACACAATTTGTAGTCAACGAAGGCTTAAAATATGGTGTAAAAACTCCTCTTTACGAAAAGATTACAATAGCATTAATGTAA
- a CDS encoding LysM peptidoglycan-binding domain-containing protein, protein MSLQEKYKELTNLASSLGIKNLQVREQDNVLYIDGTAKSADDKEKLWDSYGTLDPDYRSADVVMNIEVAEGTTTEYTVKSGDSLSKIGKEYGVSWQDIFEANKDIIKNPDLIQPGWKLKIPTA, encoded by the coding sequence ATGAGTTTACAAGAGAAATATAAAGAGTTAACAAATCTCGCTTCTTCTTTAGGTATAAAAAACCTGCAAGTAAGAGAACAAGATAATGTATTGTACATTGATGGCACAGCAAAATCTGCAGATGATAAAGAGAAACTTTGGGATAGCTACGGAACATTAGATCCTGATTACAGATCGGCTGATGTAGTGATGAATATTGAAGTGGCAGAAGGAACGACTACAGAATATACAGTGAAAAGTGGAGATTCTTTGTCAAAAATAGGAAAAGAGTATGGCGTTTCGTGGCAGGATATTTTCGAAGCGAATAAAGATATTATTAAAAATCCGGATTTGATTCAACCGGGTTGGAAACTAAAGATACCAACGGCGTAA
- a CDS encoding peptidase, translating into MNAKQIIKLSNVIGITSILLLVYWVFTFIMIQVFGLKVFRENMTETFYFSVFGILALMFGSLIINIMFNLTRIAEKHNLDAINQKSNRLKFIGLLLIFPLLALILFGGDYLTSSKKEKMLIESAKSIVDNNKANNDKLVNYTFSEEYIKETANTLKILSSTDDNFPSVTLIVKDSLKGSPVYLGFNHYFEGNLKDTIHPQKIRYIHKTTKEEREYLNSIFDKNSNELRYSASDGTYELFYPYKKNGKTIIIYFSEQQRYGKLGS; encoded by the coding sequence ATGAACGCAAAACAAATAATTAAATTAAGCAATGTTATCGGAATCACTTCAATACTTTTATTAGTTTACTGGGTATTTACTTTTATAATGATTCAGGTTTTTGGGTTGAAAGTTTTTAGAGAAAATATGACTGAAACTTTTTATTTCAGTGTTTTCGGAATTCTTGCGCTTATGTTTGGCTCATTAATTATTAATATTATGTTTAATCTAACCAGAATTGCCGAAAAACATAATCTGGACGCTATTAATCAAAAATCGAACAGATTGAAGTTTATTGGTTTGCTTTTAATTTTCCCATTACTAGCTTTAATTCTTTTTGGAGGAGACTATTTGACTTCAAGCAAAAAAGAAAAAATGCTGATTGAATCTGCTAAATCGATAGTGGATAACAACAAAGCAAACAATGACAAATTAGTCAATTATACTTTTTCTGAAGAGTATATTAAAGAAACGGCAAACACCTTAAAAATTTTATCGAGTACTGATGATAATTTTCCAAGCGTAACATTAATTGTCAAAGATTCGCTTAAAGGCTCTCCGGTTTATTTAGGTTTTAATCACTATTTTGAAGGTAATTTGAAGGACACTATACATCCTCAAAAAATAAGATATATCCATAAAACAACGAAAGAAGAAAGAGAATATTTAAATTCAATATTTGATAAGAATAGTAATGAGCTACGATATAGTGCCAGCGACGGAACTTATGAATTGTTTTATCCGTACAAAAAGAATGGAAAAACGATAATAATATATTTTTCGGAACAACAGCGATACGGTAAATTAGGAAGTTAA
- a CDS encoding TMEM175 family protein codes for MNKTRLEAFSDGVLAIIITIMILEIKVPHGHEFADLKPLVPKFLSYVLSFIYVGIYWNNHHYLLHGLSKVNGKILWANLHLLFWLSLIPVATGWMGEHNFAKEAMAFYGGILLLCAIAYVILQKTVLDVEGKDSVLAKALAKDLKGKASAVLYIIGIAASFYNEWVSGAAYFIVAMSWLIPDKRIERVFAK; via the coding sequence ATGAACAAAACCAGACTTGAAGCTTTTAGTGATGGTGTTTTAGCAATCATTATAACGATAATGATCTTAGAAATCAAAGTGCCTCATGGACATGAATTTGCCGATTTAAAACCACTTGTTCCAAAGTTTTTAAGCTATGTTTTAAGTTTTATTTATGTTGGAATTTATTGGAACAATCATCATTATTTACTTCATGGTTTATCAAAAGTAAACGGAAAAATACTTTGGGCTAATTTGCATTTGTTGTTCTGGTTGTCATTAATACCCGTTGCTACGGGCTGGATGGGCGAGCATAATTTTGCAAAAGAAGCAATGGCATTTTATGGAGGTATCTTACTGCTTTGTGCTATTGCTTACGTAATCCTTCAAAAAACTGTTTTAGATGTAGAAGGAAAAGATTCTGTATTGGCAAAAGCTTTAGCAAAAGATTTGAAAGGAAAAGCTTCTGCAGTTTTATATATTATTGGAATTGCAGCATCGTTCTACAACGAATGGGTGTCCGGTGCAGCCTATTTTATCGTTGCAATGTCCTGGCTTATTCCTGATAAAAGAATTGAAAGAGTTTTTGCTAAGTAA
- a CDS encoding nuclear transport factor 2 family protein — MKKHLFLIVIVLCSFQLQAQTAQDSIDIKRVALAYIESQHTPNPKLMESALHPRLVKRSVFRNKTAQKDFVSEYFAENMIILAETYNVKGDKFPKNPRKEVKLLDVSARTASVKLIADTWIDYMHIVKENGEWKIINVLWQYNDVKQHE; from the coding sequence ATGAAAAAACATCTATTCTTAATTGTAATTGTACTTTGTTCTTTTCAGCTTCAGGCTCAAACGGCTCAGGATTCGATTGATATCAAGCGTGTTGCTTTAGCTTATATCGAGTCACAGCATACTCCAAATCCAAAATTGATGGAAAGTGCTTTGCATCCTCGTTTGGTAAAAAGATCGGTTTTTAGAAATAAGACTGCCCAGAAAGATTTTGTATCAGAATATTTTGCAGAGAACATGATTATTCTTGCGGAAACGTATAATGTAAAAGGAGATAAGTTTCCGAAAAACCCAAGAAAAGAAGTAAAGTTATTGGATGTTTCTGCAAGAACAGCATCTGTTAAATTAATAGCAGATACCTGGATAGATTATATGCATATTGTAAAGGAAAATGGAGAATGGAAAATAATAAATGTACTTTGGCAATATAATGATGTGAAGCAGCATGAATAG
- a CDS encoding cation:dicarboxylate symporter family transporter has translation MNITTPNASPKTKKSTLHSIITNLTFWVLIAIIAGVLLGHFSPENGVKMEIVGKTFVDIIKLFIGPIIFLTIVLGISGMGNLKKVGRIGVKALLYFEVVSTISLAIGVGVAYFFQPGKIDKSGLALQDASKYTNHAAENFSWLQFFLSNFTLQVLLAAIVCGIALNFYQKREQTILILERFSKVVFTGLKYVMYLAPIGAFGGMAYTIGKFGLETLIPLGKLMLCVYLTMALFVFMILGTILRYYKINILSILKYIKEELLLVLGTSSSEAALPSIMVKLEQMGCSKSVVGLVIPTGYSFNLDGTSIYLSMSVIFLAQLYDVHLSFAEILSVIGILMITSKGAAGVTGSGFIVLASTLTAIHKIPVEGLAFLLGVDKFMSEARAITNLIGNTVATIIISKTEHDFTELNLDPVIEE, from the coding sequence ATGAATATCACTACTCCAAATGCTTCTCCGAAAACTAAGAAAAGCACGCTTCATTCTATAATCACCAATCTTACTTTTTGGGTTTTGATTGCCATAATTGCCGGAGTTTTGCTCGGACATTTTTCACCTGAAAATGGTGTGAAAATGGAAATTGTCGGTAAAACATTTGTTGATATTATCAAACTATTTATTGGGCCAATTATATTTCTGACAATTGTTTTAGGAATTTCAGGGATGGGGAACTTGAAAAAAGTAGGCCGAATTGGTGTGAAAGCATTACTCTATTTTGAAGTGGTGTCGACCATTTCATTGGCAATTGGTGTTGGTGTTGCCTATTTCTTTCAACCAGGCAAAATTGATAAATCAGGTTTGGCTTTGCAGGATGCAAGTAAGTACACAAATCATGCTGCAGAGAATTTTTCATGGCTGCAGTTTTTCCTTTCTAATTTTACCTTACAGGTTCTTTTGGCTGCGATTGTTTGTGGAATTGCATTGAATTTTTATCAAAAAAGAGAACAGACTATTTTGATTCTGGAACGTTTCTCAAAAGTAGTTTTTACAGGATTAAAGTATGTAATGTATTTGGCTCCTATTGGTGCGTTTGGAGGAATGGCTTATACGATTGGTAAATTCGGATTAGAAACATTAATTCCGCTAGGAAAATTGATGCTTTGTGTTTATCTGACCATGGCCTTATTTGTATTTATGATTTTAGGAACTATTCTGAGATATTATAAAATCAATATTCTTTCGATTCTAAAATACATTAAAGAAGAACTTTTATTGGTTCTCGGAACTTCCTCTTCGGAAGCGGCATTACCAAGTATAATGGTGAAACTGGAACAAATGGGTTGTAGTAAATCGGTTGTAGGACTGGTGATTCCGACGGGTTATTCTTTTAATCTGGACGGAACTTCGATTTATTTGTCGATGTCAGTGATATTCCTTGCGCAGTTGTATGATGTGCATTTGAGTTTCGCAGAAATTCTGAGTGTCATAGGAATTTTGATGATTACGTCTAAAGGCGCAGCGGGCGTTACCGGAAGCGGATTTATTGTTCTGGCTTCGACTTTGACAGCGATTCATAAAATTCCGGTTGAAGGTTTGGCTTTTTTATTAGGCGTTGATAAATTTATGAGTGAAGCAAGGGCAATAACAAACTTAATTGGAAATACAGTCGCCACAATTATAATTTCGAAAACAGAGCATGATTTTACGGAACTGAATTTGGATCCTGTTATAGAGGAGTAG
- a CDS encoding LemA family protein, translating to MKNIIIITIFFLLQSLNLFAQDESEINQKWVELKDQFKHKTELVVEFTSKLQKSKKIDKKELEQTAFYAKKFSMMCENKLLYKDAVSKVKQANDLLNTHLVRTLVNLESDFKLKRQESILSLADQLAAVENQIFVAIKKYNEVCIKQNRKDVIFESHDNNKSPSIEF from the coding sequence ATGAAAAACATAATTATTATAACGATATTTTTTCTTTTACAAAGCTTAAATCTTTTTGCTCAGGATGAATCCGAAATTAATCAAAAGTGGGTAGAACTAAAAGATCAATTTAAACATAAAACAGAGTTGGTTGTTGAATTCACATCTAAACTTCAAAAGTCAAAAAAAATAGATAAAAAAGAATTAGAACAAACTGCATTTTACGCCAAGAAATTCAGTATGATGTGCGAGAATAAATTATTGTATAAAGATGCAGTTAGTAAAGTAAAACAAGCAAATGATTTATTGAATACCCATTTAGTAAGAACTTTGGTTAATTTGGAGTCTGATTTTAAACTCAAAAGGCAGGAATCAATACTTTCATTAGCTGATCAGTTAGCTGCTGTGGAAAATCAGATTTTTGTAGCTATCAAAAAGTATAATGAAGTTTGCATAAAACAAAACAGGAAAGATGTGATATTTGAAAGTCATGACAACAATAAGTCGCCTTCTATTGAATTTTAG
- the dnaX gene encoding DNA polymerase III subunit gamma/tau, producing MEQFVVSARKYRPQTFKDVVGQKAITNTLLNAIESNHLASALLFTGPRGVGKTTCARILARKINQPGYDDPNEDFAFNVFELDAASNNSVDDIRNLIDQVRIPPQTGQYKVYIIDEVHMLSSAAFNAFLKTLEEPPKHAIFILATTEKHKIIPTILSRCQIFDFKRITVKDAKEHLADVATSQGINFEDDALHIIAQKADGAMRDALSIFDRVVSYCGTNLTRQAVTENLNVLDYETYISITDLLLENKIPDLLLAYNDILAKGFDGHHFIAGLASHFRDLLVSKTPATLSLLEVGEQAQQMYGVQAQKCSQDFLLKGIDIANDCDLKYKLSQNQRLLVELCLMQLASINFDGEKKKLSNS from the coding sequence ATGGAACAATTTGTAGTATCGGCTCGTAAATACCGCCCACAGACCTTTAAGGATGTTGTAGGCCAGAAAGCCATTACCAACACTTTGCTAAATGCTATAGAAAGCAACCATCTTGCTTCTGCCCTTTTATTCACAGGACCGCGTGGAGTTGGAAAAACAACCTGTGCACGTATTTTAGCCCGTAAAATAAACCAGCCGGGATATGACGATCCAAATGAAGATTTTGCTTTTAACGTTTTTGAGTTAGATGCGGCTTCAAACAACTCGGTTGATGATATTCGTAATCTGATTGATCAGGTTAGAATCCCGCCCCAAACCGGACAATACAAAGTGTATATTATTGACGAGGTTCATATGTTGTCTTCGGCTGCTTTTAATGCTTTCCTTAAAACATTGGAAGAACCGCCAAAGCATGCTATTTTCATTTTAGCAACAACAGAAAAACACAAGATTATTCCAACGATTTTATCTCGTTGCCAGATATTTGATTTCAAAAGAATTACCGTAAAAGATGCTAAAGAACATTTAGCTGATGTTGCAACAAGTCAGGGTATCAATTTTGAAGACGATGCGTTGCACATTATCGCTCAAAAAGCAGATGGTGCCATGCGTGACGCTTTATCGATTTTTGACCGTGTGGTTTCGTACTGCGGAACTAATTTAACACGTCAGGCCGTAACTGAAAACCTAAACGTTTTAGATTACGAAACCTACATCAGCATTACCGATTTACTTTTAGAAAATAAAATTCCGGATCTTTTATTAGCCTACAATGATATTCTGGCAAAAGGTTTTGACGGACATCATTTTATTGCAGGTTTGGCTTCGCACTTTAGAGATTTATTAGTTAGTAAAACTCCGGCAACTTTAAGCTTGCTTGAAGTAGGCGAACAAGCACAACAAATGTATGGTGTTCAGGCTCAAAAATGTTCGCAAGACTTTTTATTAAAAGGAATTGACATTGCAAACGACTGTGATTTAAAATACAAACTAAGCCAGAATCAGCGTCTTTTGGTCGAATTATGTTTGATGCAATTAGCCTCTATCAACTTTGATGGAGAAAAAAAAAAGTTGAGCAATTCATAA
- a CDS encoding BON domain-containing protein, whose protein sequence is MKIRSILLGMSLAFSLVACAPKDADIQKEINEKLNTPSVQVTVHEGVATIVGTCDDDAFKKNIESSVKAVKGVKTVINNCQIPVPNVESAAAAVIINSDADLDKSVSDVVKAYDGVSATVVGGVVTLSGEIKRSQLAPLIQSVQELKPKKVENKLTIK, encoded by the coding sequence ATGAAAATCAGATCTATTTTATTGGGAATGAGTCTTGCTTTTTCTTTAGTAGCATGTGCTCCTAAGGATGCAGACATTCAAAAAGAAATTAATGAAAAACTAAACACGCCAAGTGTGCAAGTCACAGTTCACGAAGGTGTTGCCACTATTGTGGGAACTTGCGATGATGATGCTTTCAAAAAAAATATTGAAAGTTCTGTTAAAGCAGTTAAAGGAGTAAAAACAGTAATCAATAACTGCCAAATTCCGGTTCCTAATGTTGAATCTGCTGCTGCAGCTGTTATAATTAATTCAGATGCTGATTTAGATAAATCGGTAAGTGATGTTGTAAAAGCTTACGATGGCGTGAGTGCTACTGTTGTAGGAGGTGTTGTAACGCTTTCCGGTGAAATTAAAAGAAGCCAATTGGCCCCACTTATTCAAAGCGTGCAGGAATTGAAACCTAAAAAAGTAGAAAACAAATTAACTATTAAATAA
- a CDS encoding DNA polymerase III subunit gamma/tau, translated as MEEKNKSYVKPSSVLPTEDFTETEMLVQWNKYAQRLGDKGFKIMESLLLINDPKLNGTVITLELPNEGSKLDFEGQINGLLGHLKGHLHNHDITIEIIVNEAIETKRSFNDQDRYNRLLEINPNIELLRSTFGLDLLG; from the coding sequence ATGGAAGAGAAGAATAAATCGTATGTAAAACCTTCTTCGGTTTTGCCTACAGAAGATTTTACCGAAACTGAAATGTTAGTGCAGTGGAATAAATATGCACAACGTCTGGGTGATAAAGGTTTTAAAATTATGGAGTCGTTATTATTGATTAACGATCCAAAATTAAACGGTACGGTAATTACACTTGAATTGCCAAATGAAGGTTCTAAATTAGATTTTGAAGGTCAGATTAATGGACTTTTAGGGCATTTAAAAGGGCATTTGCACAATCACGACATTACAATTGAAATTATTGTAAATGAAGCAATAGAAACTAAAAGAAGTTTTAACGATCAGGATCGTTACAATCGTTTGTTAGAAATCAACCCAAATATTGAACTTTTACGTTCAACATTTGGATTGGATTTACTCGGTTAA
- a CDS encoding Crp/Fnr family transcriptional regulator, which translates to MKSIFQSIHVLPQNELDQLDDLITFRKLKKGEVLLKENQVCNEIYFIKKGILRSYFFNHQGDEITNCFAFENEFMASFSSFITQNAAEENIQALVDTELQIISRESLEKLYKLGIHWQEIGRKLTEIEYVTLQKRMISFQKLSGSQRYKELYQNHQKYIQLIPLQYLASYLGVTPRHLSRIRKAIL; encoded by the coding sequence ATGAAATCTATTTTTCAATCTATTCATGTTTTACCTCAAAATGAATTAGATCAGTTAGATGATCTGATTACTTTTAGAAAACTAAAAAAAGGGGAAGTTCTATTGAAGGAAAATCAGGTTTGTAATGAAATTTATTTTATCAAAAAAGGAATTTTACGATCGTATTTTTTCAATCATCAAGGCGATGAAATCACCAATTGTTTTGCTTTCGAAAATGAATTTATGGCTTCATTTTCCAGTTTTATAACACAAAATGCTGCCGAAGAAAACATTCAGGCATTAGTCGATACAGAATTGCAGATTATAAGCCGTGAAAGTTTAGAGAAGCTTTATAAACTAGGAATTCATTGGCAGGAAATTGGGCGAAAATTAACTGAAATCGAATATGTAACGCTTCAAAAAAGAATGATTTCTTTTCAGAAATTATCCGGATCGCAACGTTATAAAGAACTTTATCAGAATCATCAAAAATACATTCAGCTTATTCCGCTTCAATATTTAGCTTCCTATTTAGGCGTAACTCCAAGACATTTAAGTCGTATCCGTAAAGCGATTTTATAG
- a CDS encoding DUF3575 domain-containing protein, whose amino-acid sequence MKKKYLFLFLAVLFLNTIQAQDEAVTSVQKNQFKVNMFLPGFVYEHGFDSKNTLYSEASLGLGFSANSYDSNFAFFPQIVEQFRHYYNLEKRAAKGKRTAFNSGNYLGLVAAYNFESISTNDKYSEAVPSFTVGALWGFQRTYKRKFNLEFSAGPGVNFDKYDTEFVPLVNFTLGWVIGN is encoded by the coding sequence ATGAAAAAAAAATACTTGTTCTTATTTCTAGCTGTTCTTTTTTTAAATACTATTCAGGCACAGGATGAAGCAGTTACATCCGTTCAAAAAAATCAATTTAAGGTTAATATGTTTTTACCAGGCTTCGTTTATGAACATGGTTTTGATTCTAAAAACACTTTGTACTCTGAAGCAAGTTTAGGTTTAGGATTCTCTGCGAATTCTTACGATTCAAATTTTGCTTTTTTTCCACAAATCGTTGAACAATTTCGTCATTATTACAATCTTGAAAAAAGAGCTGCAAAAGGGAAAAGAACCGCTTTTAATTCGGGAAATTATCTTGGCTTAGTTGCGGCTTATAATTTTGAATCTATTTCGACAAATGATAAATATAGCGAAGCGGTTCCTTCATTCACAGTAGGGGCGCTTTGGGGATTTCAACGTACTTACAAAAGAAAGTTTAATCTGGAGTTTAGTGCAGGCCCGGGAGTGAATTTTGATAAATACGATACTGAATTTGTGCCCCTTGTAAACTTTACCTTAGGCTGGGTAATTGGGAATTAA